The sequence ttttcaaGGTGTTTTAAAACCACTGTCAAAAGTCTTTACTTGAATCTTCAAAGCAAGTTTGAGTTTCAGCCGACGAGAAGCTGAGTAAGTCTGATTCAAGTTTGAGCGTTTGAGTTTCAGTCGTACAAAACGAACCCGTGTTCGACATGAGATCGCCACATCTGAAGTTCGGTTTGAGTGAATCGTACAAACAGAAACAGGTTTGAGTTTCCTTTATACTCAAATCAGGAGACTGAGTTTCCGACGTAATCGTTTCTTTATTCGACCGACTCAAACCAAATTCCAGTGGCAGAGTTTGAGTTTGTATGTCAGACAGGGACACTGTTTCCGAGTAAAATATGGAATCATCTTCGCTCGTTTGGGATTTCAGTGACAATAAATCTTCGAAAACTGTCTGAGTTGATATTTCGTCTTTCCTCGTCGGTTCTGGTTGCCAAGATGGTAACGCGACGTCGTTCCTGATATTTTCGTCCAATTTCAACGTCTGTGTCGCAAACGACCTCGTGGGACTGTCGCAGGCGTAGTCTAGAACATTCTCCTGTTCCTTGAACTTATCAAAATCGATATCCTGAAATTTCCTCTTAAAGTTTTTCCGTTCCATCTTGTACTTCTTATGCAACGTCGGATGTTTTCGTAACAAATGGACGAGCAAACGTTCGTTGGTCTTAAATTCCCGATCACAGACTTTACATTTGTGTGACAACGAACAATCCTTCAAATGACGATTGAACTCCGTACCGCTCGAAAAGTTCAATAAACAATTCTGACATATAACTTTCTCTCTGTGCACTTTCGATATGTGCTGATTCAGGTACTTCCTGCCGGTGAAGTGTTTACCGGTTGACGATTCTACGTGATACTGACAACTCAAGAATGAGCAGTAGTATTCTACGTCGATAACGAAATCCGTTTCGATGTCGTGACGTCTGATGAGATGCTGCAAAAGATCTGTCTTCTTTTTAAATCTTTCCGAACAGTTTTGGGGGCAGTGATATGTTATTTTCGCGTCTGGATCCGGAGCCATTACTTTTATCACTAGCTTTTTATCGTGCTTGAAGTATGTTATTGTATTCTGTGAAGGATTATCGTCAAAGGATTTTGTATCGTTTGCAGAATCGAGAGATTGTTTCTGGAATTAAGAACAGTTATATTTTAAGGatgatatatgacatataaaagTCTATAATACTAATTTTCTTGCATTTTGAGGAGTAAGGATACATACATTTTAGGTATAAGAAGCTTGCTAACCAAActccatcaaaatcggttcaggaGAGCAACagagagacagagttactttcgcatttataatattctaccgccacacagctgtactaagtattgtgttccagtttgaagggtgggtgagccagtgtaactttaggcacaagggacataaaatcttac comes from Vanessa atalanta chromosome 30, ilVanAtal1.2, whole genome shotgun sequence and encodes:
- the LOC125075283 gene encoding uncharacterized protein LOC125075283, producing the protein MKNMIEFGLDEDFHKLTNIKINKTDNLSKLICSECENVILRCKNFQEQCSQSDFILNVVSKKQSLDSANDTKSFDDNPSQNTITYFKHDKKLVIKVMAPDPDAKITYHCPQNCSERFKKKTDLLQHLIRRHDIETDFVIDVEYYCSFLSCQYHVESSTGKHFTGRKYLNQHISKVHREKVICQNCLLNFSSGTEFNRHLKDCSLSHKCKVCDREFKTNERLLVHLLRKHPTLHKKYKMERKNFKRKFQDIDFDKFKEQENVLDYACDSPTRSFATQTLKLDENIRNDVALPSWQPEPTRKDEISTQTVFEDLLSLKSQTSEDDSIFYSETVSLSDIQTQTLPLEFGLSRSNKETITSETQSPDLSIKETQTCFCLYDSLKPNFRCGDLMSNTGSFCTTETQTLKLESDLLSFSSAETQTCFEDSSKDF